caagtcactttcggccatgcaattcaagaaggggtacaacaagaatgagacatgctatttagcggtagcaaagcaagagacggttgaagataagggaaaactagaggtacctaaggaaattgagaaggtccttgatgagttcaaggatgtcatgcccaaggagttaccaaagaagttaccacctagaagggaggttgaccatgcgatcgagttggagccgggatcaaaaccaccttccaaagccccataccgaatgccaccacccgagttagaggagttgcgaagacaactcaaggagttgctggatgcgggatacatgcgaccgtcaaaatccccgtatggtgctccggtgctatttcaaagaaagaaggatgggtccttgcggatgtgtatagattaccgggcactcaacaaggtaactatcaagaacaaatacccaatcccacttattgctgatttgttcgatcaacttgggaaggcgagatacttctccaagttagacttgagatcgggatattatcaagtccgaattgccgaaggagatgaggctaagaccacatgcgtgacgaggtatggcgcttatgaattcctagtcatgccctttggtttaaccaatgcccctgccacattttgtactttgatgaacaaattattccacccgttcctcgacaagtttgtcgtggtctacttggatgacatagtcgtgtatagcgataccatggaagatcatgtgaggcacttgaagcaagtattccaagtactaagggacaacgagttgtatgtgaagctagagaaatgttctttcggattagaggaggtggattttcttggacatcgaattaaaaatgggaagttactcatggacggggctaaggtcaaggcaattcaagagtgggaggcaccaatgaaggtgactgatttacgatctttTCTTGGTTTAGTAAACAactatcgtcgttttatcaagggatactcggcgaaagcggctccattgacagaattgttaaagaagaataaaacttggttgtgggatgagaaatgtcaagcagcattcgaggagttgaaaggagctgtcatggaagaaccggtgttgagacttccggatgtgaccattccgttcgagttacacacagacgcatcggactttgctattggaggagttctaatgcaagaaggtcacccaatcgcgtttgaaagtcgaaaacttaacgagacagaaaggaagtacactgtgcaagagaaagagatgacagcgattattcattgtttgaggacatggaggcattatcttttgggatcaaggttcgtgatcaagacggataatgtggcaacgagttattttcaaacccaaaagaagttgagtcccaaacaagctcgttggcaagacttcttagtcgaatttgactatgtgttggagtataagcctgggaaagccaatgtggtagctgatgccctaagtcgtaaggcggagtttgcagcgatcacaaaaccacaattcttccttcaagatcgtataaaggagggattagagcatgattctatagccaaaaaccttgttggattggctcgagatgggaaaacgcgaaggttttggctcaagggtgatctattattcaccaaaggagaccggttatatgtgcctaggtggggtgatcttagacggacaatcttgaaggagtgtcatgattcaaagtgggctggtcatccaggtatcaagaggacactggcattagtaggaggcacttattattggccaaggatggaagacgacgtagagacgtacgtgcggacatgcctaatatgccaacaagacaagatagagcaacgccaaccaggaggactattacagccgctacctacacctaaaggaccatgggagagtgtttccatggacttcattacttgcttacctaagtcggaagggtgtgggagtattatagtcgtggtagaccggttttctaagtatggtaccttcatagccgcatcatccgaagttaccgcggatgaaaccgcaaaactatttttcaagaatgtggtgaagtattgggggataccgcatgtgatagtaagtgatcgagatccgaggttcacagggcgtttttggacggagttgttcaagatcatggggacggacttgaatttctccacgagttttcatccccaaacagacggacagacggaaagggtgaatgcactattggagctctatcttcgacactatgtaagtgcaaatcaacatgattgggctaagcttcttgatattgctcagttctcttataacatgcaaaggagtgagtccacggggaagagtccttttgagttggtgacaggacgccaaccattgaccccgaatgctttggccgcttcatatgatggaagcagcccagccgcttatagaacgatgaaggagtggcacgaacaagccgacttggcgcgagcatcactagataaggcggccaagaaaatgaagaaatgggcggatgagaaaagacgacatgttgagttcaaagttggggaccaagtgatggtgaagcttttacctcaacaattcaaaacatttaggaaggtgcacaaatgattgatccggagatatgaaggcccattcccggtaattggacgtgttgggaatgtatcttatcgagttcaactaccgcccaaattaaagattcatcaagtcttccacgtaagttttctaaaccttatcatggggacgaggaagacccagaacgaggagtttccaaacgagcaccaatggcagttgcgacttcattcgatcgtgaagtggaagatatcttgttgcatcgaacggtacggagacgaggtgtgccgagctataaagaatacctagttaagtggcgtaacttgcccgatagtgaagcaagctgggaagctgaagacttattgtggcagttcacagacaaaatcaagaagtatcacgaggatcacacatcgaggacgtcgcgagcttaggtgggggagaatgtcacaacccaataagtttgtggcccaacccactaagattatgacccaattaagggttttaacccaagaacttcatggaaggcccaagaacatcatggaagctccctagaactttcccatgagttcttccatggaatggtatagaatgtccatggaaatatctagatacatgaagcttctagttcttagatcttagccatccattgtatttaatcctagccatccattttgtgatatgagtagtataaataggggtggcctcatttggcacaccacacctcaaatctcaaacattctctcttgtaaagcattctcaagcaatataagtattttcttcaattccacttgttctataatattttctcttttggttacttgaatcgttataaggtccgagtaaggctgacttagtagagactaagtgccgcacgtgagcttatcgagataagtccgtgacattatTATGTTCTATATTTGCTATCTATCTACTTTATTTACTCTTTATTATAAAGTCTTATTGGAGTATATGTTTTCTATTCTGATTGTGAATACACCATTCATCTCGAGGTACATGATTGGAAAATAGTGTCAACTTTCTTTCTGTTTCCCTTTATTTAACAACCTCATGAATTATAAACTCTTACATATTATTCTAAATAGCAGCAAATTTAACAATAATGTTATGTTTTTCAGATCAGGAATATTACTATGGCTCTTCATACTCTTCAAGGGAGAAGGATCGACACAGGCACCATTCAAATACTCTTCAAGGGAGAAGGATCGACACAGGCACCATTCAAATACACTTGTTGTGTATGTTTTATACACCTTTCTTTGTTCACATCTATATTTTAAGCATAATTCTGCTTGAAAATTTTCTTCCCTGTTGTCATCTTAAGGTAGGTTTATTGACATATTATGTCATTCTTAGGTCAAATACATGTAGAGCATGTTAATGAAACCACAGTCTCCCTCTGGTAGCGGTAGCTTGAATTGATGATTTGCgatctaacgacaccgcataaacaaaATCGTCCATTTTAGCCATATCaagcactgatcttctccctaatcattcttttaAGAGGAAAGCGGGTTAAAGGTTGGCAGAGAAAGGTGGAGACTTATAAAGTGGCGAAACGGGGGAGTTCCTTGGATATCCGAGAGATTTGATAGATTTTTGTTTACGGGATATCCTTTTCTATTGGATAGATGTTACGTTATTTTCGCGAAGATTTTGTGTAGAATTTTCTTAGCTAATACTGCAGTCATCTTGGGTCACAATCTTCTTTTCCTCGGGATTTTCATGCCTATATTCGGAGACTTTGctctcatcattttttttttttttttttggcatatccGATCTTCATCACTTTTGTCTCTTTTttttcttgtgcccagagagattGGTGTTTCACCGGAAATAGATCTTTTTGATCTATCAATTCAGAATCTTTCGACCAACGTTTTGAAGCAAACTTAGTCGATCTTATCTCTTTGGATTACGGAAATGAGAAatgaatgaaggtgaatgggtgaCGTATTTTGTTGGTGAATTTAGGGTGAATATTTTCTGATTCATAAACTCTTTTTGAAGTGAGTTGGTCGAGATAAGCTTTTGGGAGTGAAAAACGAATGGTTTTTATCTACTCTATTCAGAAAGATTTCAGaatgagtatcgcacctacactacGTATGGCGCTCACcaaccattggcctcgaaacgtATGTCAAGAACAAGTTCTAACTCAAAcagtacaccggcacgctcatcaatcgaAATAGCAAGGTATTGTAGAGTGTATTGTTCATACAATTAATTTGGGCTCAAGTTACCTCACTACTTGTTGGTAGGGGttgtgcttggtcatgcgtagcctttttacACAATTGTccgaatttttttttaataaaatcataagttttAGCTTAATCATTCCTTTCTATTAAATATTTGAAAACTGATTTTGGCAGCTTACATAAGCTTCTGGTGAAATGAGATATAGAATTTTTCGAAATTCGCCCATATTTATTATCATTTCTTTTGAGGACTAAAAGAATTTTTAGAAATTTTTTAGCGTGTGTGTTATTTTTGTTCTTAATATACTCTTCTCATTTACTACCATCTCGCACTTAGAAGaacacacttagaagaacattgtctctAATGTCTCTTTTAAGaaagtttttataattttatatataaaggaTAATAGTTTTAGAATCTCTAAGTTGCGGGCAATGATATCACACTCAGAAATATTAGTGAGTGGTATTATTATAAAATCTCGAAGCTATTGCGGaaccaatcccacacttagagattttactaTATATAATTGAAAAGGGATACTAAGGACAGATTACTTCCCTACGGCCGAGTTACTGGAGAAGGACCAGATTCAATGCTGGAGAGGACCAGGCTTTCCAACACGTGAGTCTGCAAAATAAACACCATCTCCACTAGACAAGCTTTTTAGTACAATGATTTTTTcataagtaaaataaaataaactagaaAGGTCTATGATTACTATCCTGTGTGTGTCGTGGTGTAGCCCCGATAGTCTCAATCCCTTCAAGCTGTGCTATGTCTAAATCATCCAATCCTGTCCAATCCTCCAAACCTTGACCCATGGATGCTCGTGGGTCTAGTGGTGCACCGAGATCTAACTGTGATGGTATCTCAAGACCAGAAAAATCTAAAGGGTCGTCATGTGTTGGTATGGTAGAGGTAATCTCGAACAACTGACCAAACGGAGCAGGTGGTGGAATGAGGGGCTGAATGGTGACAGGCTGGGTAGTGATGGGTACTGTGATGAGGTGTAAATCGACAGTAGGATCAACAGGTGGTGAAATGAGGGGCTGAATGGTGACAGGCTGGGTAGTGATGGGTACTGTGATGAGGTGAAAGTCGACGGTAGGATCAACAGGTGGTGGAATAGGTGAGATCCGATGGCTCGGTCCCGGGGTATCAATGATAGGTGGTTGAGTGGTGATGGTAGGTGTTGGTGCAGAAGCGACTGAAGCGGCAGGTGATGGGCCGGGAGGAGGAGGCGCCGCTCTACGCATAGGCGGAACATGATGCTCTAGCCTATATGAAGAATGTCTCATCGTGCCAGATGGCATCCCTATATACCTACATAACTCTCCAACTGTGTGGTACAAGCTACTCTGGTCCTGTAAAAGGTGCCAGGTAACGGCTGGATCATCGAGAGTCACTCCGTAGTGAAACACTCTCGCATCTGGCCGTGGTTCAGTTGACCATTGAGGGTAGTCAGCATGTGGCACTAATCGCGCCATCAACCTCAGCTGTGGCGGTCTCTGATCATCATCAGTCGTATCATCAATCATGACTCTCGGTCCTAGCTGCTCCGTGGTAGGTCCGTGGGTGCTAGTGCTCTCCGTTATCACTGTCTGTGTCCTTTTCCTCTTTACAGGAGGCATCTGTCTAACACATTCATCAAATAAGTCTAAGAAATTTCACGTATACAACGATGAAGAAGGTTTTGAGAAAAACTCTCAATAGCAATGGTGTAGGGTAAATACTTCGGGTTGTTAGTACATAGGTTATAATAAATCATAGATaaaataaatacaataataaattaaaacaataAAGATAAGCTTGGGGTGCCTCCAAAGAGCGCTTTGTTTAGAAAATCTTTATAGCTCGACTTTTCAAAATACCTAGCAGACTTTAAAGTCAAGGTGGATCAAGGGAGAAATATTTTTCTTCCCTGGGTTGTCTTCTAAATATGCTTTCAGTCAGCAGGCCGGGTACACGAGACGAGGGCGACAGCCAGGTGGAGTGGATGCTCGGATATGCCAGCTGGGTGGCTTGGTAGCCTTGGAAGCCCGTGTGGCTTGTGGCAGCCCGGGTATGGTGCCCGGGTAGTTCTTTGTTTCCGGGATCGTAACCCGGTTTTCGAGGTCGTAACTTaattttcaccgttttcgctctagatttttCGTTTTAAGCCCGTTTTCTTCTATTCTTCTTGgattgccttcgtaattacttgatctacaaaataaagtaaataaatGCTTAATTATTCAATAAAGTTcgaaaatttattatttttaggcTTAATATTgggaggtaaaaacgtgactttttatcccatatcaaatatctcacacttaagctttacttgtcctcaagcaaaaggcTGAAACTATTAGGTTGTTTCTACTAGATTCTTTATCTTGCCAAACCTCAGGTTCCTTCAGTGTGCCTTAATCGATAATAAAAAATTGTTCGAAAGTATAGAGGAAGTTTCAAACTTTATGTTCTTCTCGCTAGATTTTATTCGTTTCTTGGTTTGGAGGCATACTTCTCAATTCTCAGCTGTAGAATATACATGACCAAGCTACTTACggacggatcactcatatcactcaagtgtttagggtgtcataCTCTAGTTGTATTGTAGCTCAGAAGCTAGTCGTGTAAGAGTTATCGTCATAAGCTTGGTCAAGAATGaatatctccaccggttagatacgGATGACACTgattctccctaatcattctttcaagaggaagagcgggttaaAGGTTAGCGGAGAAAGGTGAAGACTTTTAAAGTGGCAGAATGAAGATTTCCTTGGATATCGGAGAGATTTGATAGATTTTGTTTGCGGGATATCCTTTTCTGTTAGATAGATGTTACGTTATTTTTGCGAAGAGTTTCTTCAGAGGGTGCGGATTTGcaaagactttgtctagaattttcttagcTAATTTTGCAGTTCTCTTAGGGGTAAAAAACGTAACTTTTTGGTCCATATCATAGAGCTTTTTGGGTCTAAAGCCAAAAAAAATGAGCCACTTGGGGCTAAGTCCAAGAACCATTTATCTAAAtataagtcacgtgggacttaAAGTCCACGACCCTCCTTCAAATGTGAGCCCTGCTCTGGAGTCATTAGAGTGATCGTTGGGACATTTGATGAGTTCCTTTATCCTGAACACGAGGATCAcgaggatgactatattgatacaccCACTTTTTGCAACCAAGTTTCATCTGGAATTTACGGAAAACGTCCCAAGTGTAACAGCTAGAACGTAGTATGAAATCTGTACGTTGGGTCTACGTTGGGTCTGTTGTCATGATGCTACTTTTGGTGATCTTATGAGACTATGATTATATACACATTTTGAAGTTTGGATCTTGCTGAAAGATTTGTTTGAGGACAAACAAAGTTAAGTATGGGGGTTTGATCGGTCCCTAATGTATGCTCGGAATAGTGTTTTATGACAAGGGTTTTATGTGTTTTTAATGGTGGAACAAGGTATTTTTGTTGGTTTTTATATATATCAAGTGTTGAAGAATAATGCGCAAAAAGAAGATGAAAGATGCTGAAAATGATGAAAAAAATCGACACCTGCGAGCTGTTACGAAATTGGCCATAAATCGGTCATACGATCTCCGTTTGAGGTGAATCGTTTTGCCAGACGTACGTATTTCAGAGATCTACAACTTTTATGGCCCAAAGACAGTAAATTACGGTGGTGGTTTTTAAATCTTGAACCGAGCCTTTCTAGCCGTAAAATTAAGGCCATTTTTACGGCTAAACTTCTGAAGGCCGTAAATTACGGCCAGGTCAGATTTGGCGACTTTTGGAATGTCAAATTTCGAGGAATTTTGACTTAGGGGTCAAGATACTAGTTTCCTATATAACCATAACCCCTAACCACGAATTGGGGGACTTCTACCTTAGTTTTTGAGCTACAAAATCAATCCTAACATCAAAACACTCAAGCTTTTCAAGATTCAAGGCatgttcatcattcttcatcaaatATTCATCATGTTCATTATCATCAACATGCGCGGCAAGTTCCTTTTACTTTATTCTTTTCATGAACAATTAAAATATGTAAGAATTCATTTATGTGGTTTATAATATTGTAATGCTTATGTTTTTTGTATTACGATTTTTATAAATCGATCCTTATGATTAATGCAAGTTTATTGATCATTGATTATTGCAAGACAAGTGATTGTGATTTAGCATTTAGTGTTTAATCCACTTAATGATAATTAGTTTAAGGATAAAGACAACGTGTCTAAGTTATTTACCGTGCTTAAGATAATTGCATTAATAGACCTAAGaattcttgtctatgagatttattTAAAACTTGATAGCATAAAACTTGTTTGAATGAACACATGATTAATTGAGATTGTGAAAGGATAAAAGTTTTATTCCATTGATTACAACATCTTATTAGTTATTTAGTTTATATACTATTTGCTTAATTCAATCAAAGCTTTAGCCTTTTTAGTTTAACCTTGTTAATTAGTTTATCAAATCCTGAGAATTGCTTGCTTTTAGACCACAATCTCCCGTGGAACGCATCCCACTTACCCTAACTAGTTTAAGG
This genomic window from Rutidosis leptorrhynchoides isolate AG116_Rl617_1_P2 chromosome 2, CSIRO_AGI_Rlap_v1, whole genome shotgun sequence contains:
- the LOC139893135 gene encoding uncharacterized protein translates to MPPVKRKRTQTVITESTSTHGPTTEQLGPRVMIDDTTDDDQRPPQLRLMARLVPHADYPQWSTEPRPDARVFHYGVTLDDPAVTWHLLQDQSSLYHTVGELCRYIGMPSGTMRHSSYRLEHHVPPMRRAAPPPPGPSPAASVASAPTPTITTQPPIIDTPGPSHRISPIPPPVDPTVDFHLITVPITTQPVTIQPLISPPVDPTVDLHLITVPITTQPVTIQPLIPPPAPFGQLFEITSTIPTHDDPLDFSGLEIPSQLDLGAPLDPRASMGQGLEDWTGLDDLDIAQLEGIETIGATPRHTQDSNHRPF